The genomic window ATCAAAAATCTGATCTTAATATGTAAAGATGTTTTCTTCTATTGAATATTTGTCAATCATCTTTATATCTACTTGCCTAAATGTACTGaagcaaaataagcaaaatggAAAGGTTCTCAACAGCTATACTCCTGTTGAGTTTTGTTGTAAATATCTCATGATATTACCTTTTAGGATAATTTATAAAGTATATGGCTTATATCATACTGGAATCTTTCCTAACTTCTTTATGAGTAAGTGATCCAACTGTGTTTCTGAATCAGTCAGTTATAAAATAGCCTTCTTACAGTGtcaatttcatgtgattttttaacAAGTTGTTCTGTAGTGGTGTATGTTTTTCTCTTATGTAAATTGTGGAAACCCACTTTTGacataatataaatgtattttcattgtcagaTTTAAATTtgtctgtactttaaaaaatcactttaactATTTCAAGTAAATATATGTTATACTTTATAGCAAAATTATAATTGTCAGGAAGAAGCTGACATAAACTATCTTGTGAAATTTCAGTGCATAAAACATGTCAGACATTTAACTTATTCCTACTCACTGTGAAAGGTGCATCCTGATGATAAGAAACATAATTATAATGTACTACTTTAGGGTAAATTAAGGTCAAATTTTAGGCCCATGACATTAATTTTACATACTATAATTTTACTATGGTTATTGCTAGTTGAAAATCGCCTAGTACCAGTACTGTACAACTTGTCCTCTCTGAAGTCTGGACATTCTGTTGGGTATAGCAGtaactattcttttaaatttttctgttaatcagtaattcatttgtaatattatttaatctttatgtaaaataagaatttataaatataaagtcAGATAAGAAAGCTTACATAGGGTTAAGATTAGCGTTagcattatattattatatatgacatatgaCTTGTTTACtagctattaaaataatttaccatgaGACACTGATGCACCCAGACTTACTTGGTATCACACTTAAGGCAATGAGTTGTGGTACAATTTTGTGTGAGTAAAATTGTGTGTAActaaatacagtatataaaagaTGggggtagggcacctgggtggctcagtgggttaaagtctctgcctttgggattgatccccacatcgagctctctgctcaagcggggagcctgcttctccctctctctctgcctgcctctctgactacttgtgatctctgtctgtcaaataaataaataaaatcttaaaaaaaaaaagatgggggtaGATCCAACACAGGTCTacactctttaattttttagaggGTTAATtaatcacatttctttcttctccaaacCCTAAATCAATTGAGAGAGACATTGGTGTTAAGACAGAGGGTTGGTAAAGCTGTGAAGAATGTAACTTGTGTTGTGGTCAAAATGGAAGGTATAAATAATATTGATTTCAAAGTCTAAGCCTTGGGGCCTGGATTGGTACAGAACTTGGTCCACAGAGACACTTCCTCAGCCACCAAGAGTGAGCACAGCAGAAAAGTGCACACACAATGGTAAATCTCTCACCATCTCACCTATCAAATCACTCACCCTTTCTTCAGAGGTAAGGAATTAGTTTGAGATATGGAtgttattccaaaaaataaagctagaatgttggaaaaaaaaattcccccttAAATCAATGAATATCACTAAGACCTTAAATCACACTATTTTTTCACAACATTTTTACTCTACTCCAACATCTGCTAGTTATGCTGATGACCCAGATTGCCAGGAGAGCCTGATGACTTTCAAGATATTACCATTTATCACTGGTTATTTAACACTTCTAAGTAAGTGTGCTGAATGTTAttacaatgtttaaaataaataagtaattccatacacacacatacatgtagaGTTTCCCTCTCAAAGACAGGTCAAGAATCTCTGTAATACCTCTCTGGATGCCTGCTGTTGCCTTTGTCAGAGGTTGAACACTACTGATCATGAAATTTTCTTCCCTGGACTGAAGGTTGATTGGGATGTCAAAGAAGGTGATCAGGTCCACCTTCATGCTAAAATCCAAAGCTGGGTTTTAGTGACAACCCAAAGTGACATGGATGCCCCTGGCCAGCCATGacttctaataatttattttgctgcAAGAGGATGGCTAGAAGCAGCAGCCCCCTAGCCCATATCATTTGCCGCATGGggtacaagaagaaaagaaaccacaaatgGTAGATAGCAAAAGTTGACCAAGAGATTTGTGGGTAGATTCTGGTTCCTGTGTGAAGAGAAGTAGTGAAGGACTCAGTCATGTGGATATGCTCAAGGAGAGTATTTATTGTAGTTTTTGAACGAAGATCTAAAAATTATGAGTGCCCCTGTGTCATTTTCCTTAAGCATGGGATTCCCTTAAGTCAGAGGGGTCTGGAGGCTAAATTCTGGGGCTGTGGAGCACAGTGTCCTTAATTGGTAAGAAGAAACCTCACAGGTGGTAGCGGCAGCAGTAGTGGAACAGGGTGGCTGATGTTTTGGGAGCACCCCATGACTCCCCTCTGGATCTTTCCTCTCCAATGGCTCAGGTCTGAGACATCTCTTAGTGGGAACTTCCCATCAGGCTagctcattgtggagtctgcttgaagaatCCAGGTTAATGGGAGCTCCCCTGAGCTGAGGATGGGGGCATCAACAACCACCAAAGAACTCAGAGTGCAGGAGAGACaggctttattttttcatgttgacAAGATTTTGGAAAGCAGAGTTTTCTGTAGCATTCAGGTCTCCTTGATGTAGGCCCAAAGCCAAGGCCACGAAATCTGAGGTTCTCAACAAAAAGAGTAGTCCTTTAAGTACATATCTAGGCAACTTAGttcaggaggagaagggagaacaaGGTGAGAGTGAGAAAAGTTGTCAACTCCAGACTTGTCCTTGGCCATGGATCTTTGGCTCCTCAATACCTGCAGGTCAGCTGCAGCCCCCAAATCCATGGCAATAACTGGAACACCCAGAGGACTCCCTCTCCCAGCTGGAAGGCTGGGGCTGGCCTAGACAGACTCCTGGAAACCCATGATACCCCAGAGAGCAGCAGCTTCCAAAACCAGTGATACAGCAACTGGGGACACAGCAGGAGGGAGCAGGTTGGGGGCAGGCAGCTGGGCAGGGACCTGGGCAAGGAGCAGAGGCCTGTGGGCCCTGGGAAGCCTGTGGGGTCTGTGGGGCCTGTGGGGCTTGAGGTGGCCACTTGTGTGAACACCTGGGGAGGCACTTGACAGGGAACTTGCACCTCTGCTGGTTTTGCTGGCAGGACATCTTAAAGAAAGTTCAGttactctaaaaaacaaagcagatatTTTGAAAGTTCAGTGGCTATAAACTTTATTGTATCACCATTTTTCTCTAGAGTCTGAAGTTCTGTAACTGATTCTATGCCTCCAGGACCCATAggtttacagtggagaaacccaaTTTCCTGGCATAGGAGAAATCAGGCAGGGGGTCAGTGCAAATTTGGTAATGTCTTCTCCTACCCATCCTGATCCTCCCAAGACTCCTGACTTCCAAGGCAGCAAATTGCATAGTTTGGAAAgtctcaaattattatttttttcaattttttatttttttataaacatgtatttttatccccaggggtacaggtctgtgaatcgccaggtttacacacttcacagcactcaccaaagcacataccctccccaatgtccataatcccaacccgttcaatttctacattttaaagaaaaaattttttttataaatgggaTATTagaattatatcatatataaacattttttaatattgcttGACATATTAatctttattaatctttttaacattattttaacatAGTACCCCTTTTAACCACTTACCCAGAGTTAAGTCACTGACATCATCACATCTCTAGCAAGTAGCTAAAACTCTGAAATAAGATGGGAAAAATCATTATAGCTATAATAGTCATCATACAGCTTGTCtgataaaaccaataaaaaaataactgacaCAATCCCATGAACAAAAAgccttattcatttgagagagagaggcagagcaaagcagggggagaaggagaagcagcctccctgccaagctggGAACTGGacgatggggcttgatcctagaacctgagccgaaggcatttaACAatctgagccactgaggcacccaacaAGGCTTAGATGGAGGAGGCCTAGTAACATAGAACCAGAGATGTAGTccatccacattttaaaataacaagatGACACATGTTGTGATGTGTACtggttgttatatgcaactaatgaatcgttgaactcTAAATCagaaacttatgatgtactatattcTGGCTGAGCATAAAGTACTGGTactgacatggaaaaaaaaaaaaaaagtaaaaagtggcTATTTCATTTCCTAGCTCACTGCCAAGGGGAAACCACCACAAAGAGGGTAGTGGCACCAGTAGGGGCACATACAATGATAAAAGGAGAGTCAGAAACCTGACCAAATGCTattaagagagaaggaaaactcaTTTGTCCCTGGGCTAAATGGTCTCAGGTTACCTTAAACAGCTTAGCAAGTCCCAGTTACCCCAACAACATCACGGAATGATGCTCAAGAGCAATATGCGTACTAGTAAGAtcttttttcataataatatttttaaaggtt from Mustela nigripes isolate SB6536 unplaced genomic scaffold, MUSNIG.SB6536 HiC_scaffold_759, whole genome shotgun sequence includes these protein-coding regions:
- the LOC132008715 gene encoding late cornified envelope protein 7A-like, which encodes MSCQQNQQRCKFPVKCLPRCSHKWPPQAPQAPQTPQASQGPQASAPCPGPCPAACPQPAPSCCVPSCCITGFGSCCSLGYHGFPGVCLGQPQPSSWERESSGCSSYCHGFGGCS